AGTTGGGATACCCCTTTCTACTGATTTTTTCATCCCTCCTTTTTTTATGAAGAATCTAATATTTTACCTCCTTTCTAGGCTCAAAAACTTCAATTCCGAATCTATCCACTACTCTTTATCCTCCCCCCCCCGCTACCGGGGACACCTGGAGAAGCAGGAGGACCGCCACTGCTACCTTGACTCCCCTTTTGGGCTTTTGGCTTAGGACTTTTATTTTCTAGCTTTTCTAGAAATACGTCTTTATACTCTTTAACAATCCTAGCTAAGACTTTCTTAAGATTAGCGCCCCTTTTAATTTTCAGTAGATAGTCATTATCACCCATCTTTTCAAAGGTAAACCACGAAAATTTGGCTTTATTGGTTTCATATTTTTTTCAATCCAATCAATAATGTACCTATACATGTAGTCATAATTCAAATCTTCTGGTCCAAACTGGGGGAAATTCTCTTTTTTCTCCTTTTTTTTGGCTTGTATTTCTGCACCTGTATATACACAAAATAATAAGAATAAAAGCAAGGAAAAAGAAAATATCATAAAGAAAAGTGAAGAAAGTAATAATTTAGGAGCACAAACAAATAATATTTTAAACACAAAGCACTCTAATACTAGCAAAGCAGATAACAATAAACATAATGCTAATAGAAAATCTCAATAAGTTAATAAGGAATCTAATGAAGCTATTACTGCTAGGGGAATTATGTACGAAGCTGAAACTTTTTTAGAAAAAACTGAAAAAATAACTTCGGACTTAGAAACAACAAAATCAAAACTTGATAAGATAAAAAGTGTTATTGAGGGCGATCGTTCTTATTTAAATACTGCTATAAAATCTAAATATAATACTAACAACAATACATTATAAGGTTAATAGCAGCCATGCTTCTGCTAAATCTCATTACAATGATGCAATTGGTGCTTTAGCAAGATCTACTAAGGATGATTTTGAGAATGCAAAAAGAAAAGCAGAAGGGGCTTTAGAAGAGGCTATAAAAGATATACCTTCTTTAGGGTATAATTATCTTTACTATTCTTGGGTAGCTGGTGCTCAAAAAGCAATCAAGAATGCTAAAAGCTTGTTTGAGAATGCTAAGAATAAACAAAAAGAACTTAACGATAAGATGAATAAGGCAAATGTAGAGCTTATTACATTAGAGCAAGCATATAAAGTTTTGCAAACTAAAAAATCTTAGAAATAGAGTTATAATCCTAAAAATTATAAAACTTATACGAAAAGCTTCTCTAAACTTTGATTTTGGTTATTTTCTAAATTAGTATTGATATGAGGTTTTGGATTGACCTTTCCAAATAGATACACATGATATGCAAATTGAAGTTAATATTGCTGTAATAAAGTTAAGCTTAATAATATCTAATTTAGGGTTTTTCAAAATGCTCTCCTTATGAATTTGAATTACCAAACATTAGTTTTAATTTAAAACAACAATATTAAATAAATTTAATATTGAAAATTTAATTTCTATTGCATGTTTTTAGCGCTAATTTAGATTGTATGAATAAAAAAAGAGAAGAATTAACTTCTCTTTTTAAAATATCAAGTGCAGCATATTATTTTTTTTTGTTTAGATTAATCAGCTTGATTTAGTAGATAAAGAGGATGAGAGTATTTATCCTTTATGTGCTTTACTAGCGCTTCATCATTTGTTCTAATGCCACCAACATCTTTATTGTAAGCGTCAATAGTTGCGTTTAAGCTTTTAGCAAAGTTTTGTTTTATCTTTAAATCACGTTTTACATCTTGTAGTAACGTTTCGGCTTCTTTTTTGCTTGGAGCGCGTCGTAATGCATCTTGTATTTTTTTTAAATGCGTATCTTCTAATTCCAGTTGAATATTCCTTGATGTTTCGAGAAATTTACCAGCTACTCTTCGGTTCTTATCTGTTGTATCAAGTTTTTCAAGAATTTCTTTTAATGCCAATATTTTTTTTGTATCGTAATTTAGGGATGAATAAATTATTCTTTTTAATTTCATTTTTGCATGAAACATAAAATAATCACCTCTTTGAAGTTTAAAAGTCTCTAAGAAATCATATTGAACACCATCAAATTTAGCTATTTGTGCATTTTCTTCCTTTTTTTGAGCTTCTATACCTTTACCAATGTTTTCTAATTTTGAGATTGTGGTTTCTTCTTGAGAATTTTGATTTGAAGATTTTGAATCTTGAGATTCATTTTCAAAATTTTTGTTATTTTCTGATGAATTTGCTGAATTGGTATGGCTTTTTAGGTTTTTTAGATTTCTAGAATTGTTGCTTCGCTTTACTTTTTTGGGAATTTTAGAAGTAGTAGGATTTTTTAGTTTGTTTGGATTAACACTGCCAAAAGGTGCACATGATATGCAAATTGAAGTTAATATTGCTGTAATAACGTTAAGCCTAATAATATTTAATTTAGAATTTTCCAAAATGCTCTCCTTATAAATTTATATTATTAAATAATAATTTTAATTCAAAATAATAATATTACAATTTAATATTTTTATCAATTGGTATTAAACTTATTTGATATTAAAAATTTAATTTCCATTGATGTTTTTAGCGTGAATTTAGATTGCATGAATTTTAAGAATATAAGTTAATTCTTCTCTTTTAAAAATATAAAGTGCAACAATTTGTATGGATTTAATAGATCTAGGGAATAAAATCTAAGTATTCTTTCATAAAATGGTCTTCGAGATTTTTTATATTTGTTTTAATATCTAAAAAATTTCGATTGCAAGCTTCAATAGTTGCGGTTAAGGTTTTCGCAAAGTTGTGTTTTATCTTTAAATTCTTTCCTATATATTGTAATAATTCTTAGGAATCTTCTTGGTTTAGCATGCGTAATTCATCTTATACTTTTTTCAATACTTGTCTAATTGAAATTGAATATTTAGCACAATTTGATGAAGAAAACTTTGAGTTGAAAATTTTTTCAGAGGATTTTTTTAAGTTTTTCAAGCATTTCTTTTAATATTTCTATTTTTTGTATTTCGTAATTTAGAGACAAGTAAATTATTCTATTCATTAGTGTTTTTTTCACTACTAATCTGATATTTGGAATTGATGTTAAAAATCTCTAGAAAATCGTGTTGAACGACAATTATTTCAGCTATTCGTATATTTTCTTGAACATGTTAGGATTTCAGAGCAGATCTTTATCAATTTTTTCTAATTTCTAGATTGTAGCTAACTTATTGATAATTTTGATTTGAAGCCTTGGAATTTTGATATTAATTTTCAAGATTTTGGTGATGTTCTATTCGAGGTTATGATGTATTTTTTCGGATAGCGTTACTGTTTGTTTTGGGATTGATCTTGCTAATAGGTATATATAGAATCTAAAAATTTTGAATTTGTTGTTATTTTTTTATCAAACGTGTTATCTAAAAATAATCAGAATACTAACCATTTCAATTAAGCATAATCAAAAAAAGAGATAAAAAAAAGGGATCCTTTCCCTTCTACCAAGAAAGAAAAAAAGTGAATAAAGCAATTAAAGATATAGAGAATCTTATTAGAGACCCTGAATTTTCCAGTTAATTGAGAGTGTATGTCCACTTAAACATGAATATACTTAAATAAAAAATGATTTTTATGATGCGACAACTAAAACTAGAAACAAAAAAACATCATTAATAAAAATGATCATAACAATAAAAATCACACAAAGAAACTAACACAATTGCAAAATAATTTAAATATGGGAGATAAACTTGATGAAATCATGAGTTATATTGATATTGAAAAACAAAATATAAGAGCTGCGGCTTTATTTTTATGTAAAGTTAAGGAAAGTTTAAAAGAAGGCATTATTAAAAGATTGGAAAGTGAAAATAGGTCAGTATCACAATTATCTAAACAGGCTTTAAATAAAATAAAAAATACTTTAAAGAGCTCAGAAAGCTCTTATTTTAAAAAGGTTTAACAATGAGAAAAAATAGGATTATAAAAGAACTTATTGAAAATGCAAAAAATGTTTTAAGTAAGTCTTAAAATGGATAATAAAATATTTAAATATTAATATATTTAAATTAGAGCCTTCTTTTAAAGAAGACTCTCTTATAATAGTAACCACACATATCTTAACTAAGAGATATTCTTTTTTATTAATTTACTCATCAACATTATTAAAAATAGCTATAATTTTGGCCTTACATTTTTTGTTTAAGAAATTTATTCTTAAAAGCTTTAACTAATTCCACAATCTAGTTAATAAAAATATATTTAAGTATTTAACAGGGCCACAACTTCTTGCGCTATTTCCGCTACATTTTTGGCTATTTGTAATACTAACTCTGCTACTTCTTCTATATCTGTAAGTTTTGTATTGTTCGCGGTTTCTGTCTTTATTTTATCCAATGCCTCTTTGACTGCATTTTCTACATCAATTAACTCATCTTTTACTTTTACTGTGGCTTTCCAAGCTATTTCTACAGCCTCTTTAGCTTGTTTTAT
This sequence is a window from Borreliella afzelii. Protein-coding genes within it:
- a CDS encoding complement regulator-acquiring protein: MKNPKLDIIKLNFITAILTSICISCVSIWKGQSKTSYQY
- a CDS encoding complement regulator-acquiring protein, which translates into the protein MENSKLNIIRLNVITAILTSICISCAPFGSVNPNKLKNPTTSKIPKKVKRSNNSRNLKNLKSHTNSANSSENNKNFENESQDSKSSNQNSQEETTISKLENIGKGIEAQKKEENAQIAKFDGVQYDFLETFKLQRGDYFMFHAKMKLKRIIYSSLNYDTKKILALKEILEKLDTTDKNRRVAGKFLETSRNIQLELEDTHLKKIQDALRRAPSKKEAETLLQDVKRDLKIKQNFAKSLNATIDAYNKDVGGIRTNDEALVKHIKDKYSHPLYLLNQAD
- a CDS encoding complement regulator-acquiring protein encodes the protein MNRIIYLSLNYEIQKIEILKEMLEKLKKIL
- a CDS encoding P12 family lipoprotein, which gives rise to MQNNLNMGDKLDEIMSYIDIEKQNIRAAALFLCKVKESLKEGIIKRLESENRSVSQLSKQALNKIKNTLKSSESSYFKKV
- a CDS encoding OspD family protein codes for the protein MEQVSDEIKQVSDEIKQAKEAVEIAWKATVKVKDELIDVENAVKEALDKIKTETANNTKLTDIEEVAELVLQIAKNVAEIAQEVVALLNT